One window of Pirellulales bacterium genomic DNA carries:
- a CDS encoding nucleotidyltransferase family protein: MSRSISPAEVVPRFFGIVPAAGRSRRMGKPKLLLDWKGRPLVEHILEQWRGSRVALVVVVIHPDDHALAEHCRRAGAEVVAPDNPPPDMKSSVGHALDWIRANASPRAVDAWMVAPADMPRLSAALIDRVITTYRPDLPQIILPASGGRTGHPVLFPWPHAAEVSQLGSDEGLNALVARSAVKEISWEDPTAFVDIDHPEDYEKLIEEETD, translated from the coding sequence GTGAGCCGATCCATTTCGCCAGCCGAAGTGGTACCGAGATTCTTTGGAATCGTTCCCGCAGCAGGCCGCAGCCGGCGGATGGGAAAACCCAAGCTGCTACTCGACTGGAAGGGGCGTCCCCTCGTCGAGCATATTCTCGAACAATGGCGCGGCAGCCGCGTAGCGCTCGTCGTCGTGGTCATACATCCGGACGACCATGCACTTGCCGAGCATTGCCGACGCGCGGGAGCCGAAGTCGTCGCTCCGGACAATCCTCCGCCCGATATGAAATCGAGCGTTGGTCACGCCTTGGATTGGATTCGCGCGAATGCCTCGCCGCGCGCCGTCGATGCCTGGATGGTCGCGCCGGCCGACATGCCCCGTTTGAGCGCGGCGCTCATCGATCGCGTCATCACGACATATCGTCCGGATCTGCCGCAAATCATCCTGCCGGCAAGCGGTGGACGGACGGGGCACCCGGTGCTGTTTCCGTGGCCGCATGCCGCCGAGGTATCGCAGCTTGGGTCCGACGAAGGGCTGAACGCCCTGGTTGCACGAAGCGCGGTGAAAGAGATTTCCTGGGAGGATCCGACGGCTTTCGTGGACATCGATCATCCCGAGGATTATGAAAAGTTGATCGAAGAGGAAACCGACTAA
- a CDS encoding XdhC family protein, producing the protein MMRELIPQLLESLSAGRAVAHCRLVETRGSTPQKAGAAMLVFADGSQAGTLGGGCVEAEVKRRALAVLEQGEPELCSFQLDNDYGWDDGLICGGRMLILVEPLRSLSEAAYFARLQEQLERGSGCVEAIVFDAEKSGLPAPTCYLASDAGQLLSSRHTGDTAPLPGVVRDVIAESAARHRPQAISGVAYLTHRARCRLLIVGGGHVGQAVANIAADLDFDVWVLDDRAEYVARGRFPRADRLILGNIGESLSQLEITPDTFALIVTRGHNHDEEALYHLVDRGARYVGMIGSRRKIRLIFDDLVAQGVSPEALAKVFAPVGIEIGSQTVAEIAVSILAELVAHRNCGGQVPGRPASLQACDS; encoded by the coding sequence ATGATGCGTGAGCTCATACCTCAGCTTCTAGAAAGCCTGTCAGCCGGGCGCGCTGTTGCTCATTGCCGGCTGGTGGAAACGCGCGGCTCGACACCGCAAAAGGCCGGCGCCGCGATGCTCGTGTTCGCGGACGGATCGCAGGCTGGCACCCTGGGGGGCGGTTGCGTCGAGGCCGAGGTGAAGCGCCGGGCATTGGCCGTCTTGGAGCAAGGCGAACCCGAATTGTGTTCGTTTCAGCTCGATAACGACTACGGCTGGGACGATGGACTGATTTGCGGCGGCCGGATGCTGATTCTGGTCGAGCCGCTCCGTTCGCTTTCCGAGGCGGCCTACTTCGCACGCCTGCAAGAACAGCTCGAACGGGGCAGCGGCTGCGTCGAGGCGATCGTCTTCGACGCCGAGAAATCTGGGCTGCCGGCCCCTACTTGTTATCTGGCAAGCGATGCCGGCCAATTGCTCTCCAGCCGTCACACAGGCGATACAGCCCCGTTGCCCGGCGTCGTGCGCGACGTGATCGCCGAAAGTGCTGCTCGCCACCGGCCGCAAGCGATCTCAGGCGTTGCTTATTTAACGCACCGCGCCCGCTGCCGGTTATTGATCGTGGGGGGTGGACATGTCGGTCAGGCCGTGGCGAATATCGCCGCGGACCTCGATTTCGATGTCTGGGTGCTGGATGATCGCGCGGAATACGTGGCGCGCGGCCGTTTTCCGCGCGCTGACCGCCTCATTCTCGGCAATATCGGCGAGTCGTTATCACAGCTCGAAATCACGCCAGATACTTTTGCCCTGATCGTGACGCGTGGCCACAATCACGACGAAGAGGCGTTATATCATCTGGTCGATCGCGGCGCACGGTACGTCGGCATGATCGGCAGCCGGCGCAAGATTCGCCTCATTTTCGACGACCTCGTTGCACAAGGGGTCTCGCCCGAAGCGCTGGCCAAGGTGTTCGCGCCGGTTGGAATCGAAATCGGATCGCAAACCGTGGCCGAGATTGCGGTGAGCATCCTGGCAGAGTTGGTCGCGCACAGAAATTGTGGCGGCCAGGTGCCCGGTCGTCCAGCGTCACTTCAGGCGTGTGATTCGTGA
- a CDS encoding putative quinol monooxygenase: protein MIHVIATITVAAGKRAEFLKEFHALVPLVHAENGCVDYGPTVDVASGIPVQGALRDDVVTVVERWKDLDALRAHLVAPHMKTYRDKVKDMVLGTQLQVLSPA from the coding sequence GTGATCCATGTGATCGCCACGATCACCGTGGCTGCGGGCAAGAGGGCCGAGTTCCTAAAGGAATTTCATGCCCTGGTGCCTTTGGTACATGCCGAAAATGGCTGCGTCGATTATGGTCCGACCGTCGACGTTGCCAGCGGCATTCCGGTGCAAGGAGCGTTGCGCGACGACGTTGTCACGGTCGTCGAACGGTGGAAGGACCTCGATGCCTTGCGCGCCCACCTGGTCGCGCCGCACATGAAGACCTATCGCGACAAGGTGAAGGACATGGTCCTGGGCACGCAACTGCAGGTTCTGTCCCCGGCATAG
- a CDS encoding FKBP-type peptidyl-prolyl cis-trans isomerase, with the protein MRILTVMILAIGMTSPLLAQGPKRTPVAKPPGEALPKANAADASYSIGYRIGSNFKRKSLPIDGAALIKGLQEGMAGTKPTLNDEEMDNVLKAFEQEVSARIPEQNKKDGEAFLAANAKAEGVKTTKSGLQYKVLKEGTGKSPAKADTVTAHYKGTLIDGTPFDSSYERGEPLKIPVGGVIPGWTEALQLMKVGSKWILYVPSDLAYGPNGSPPVIGPNATLIFEVELLGIGG; encoded by the coding sequence ATGCGAATACTTACCGTCATGATTCTTGCCATCGGCATGACCTCGCCCCTGTTGGCGCAAGGGCCCAAGCGGACCCCGGTCGCGAAGCCGCCGGGCGAAGCCCTGCCGAAAGCCAATGCCGCCGATGCCAGCTATTCGATCGGCTATCGCATCGGCTCCAACTTCAAGCGAAAGAGCCTCCCTATCGATGGCGCCGCTTTAATTAAGGGATTGCAAGAAGGCATGGCCGGCACCAAGCCGACGTTGAACGACGAAGAGATGGACAATGTGCTCAAGGCCTTCGAGCAAGAAGTCTCGGCGCGCATTCCCGAACAGAACAAGAAAGACGGCGAAGCCTTCTTGGCTGCCAATGCCAAGGCCGAAGGCGTGAAGACGACCAAGTCCGGCTTGCAATACAAGGTTCTCAAGGAAGGGACCGGCAAGTCTCCGGCGAAAGCCGACACCGTCACGGCCCACTACAAGGGAACCCTGATCGACGGTACCCCGTTCGACAGTTCGTACGAACGAGGCGAACCCTTGAAGATTCCCGTCGGCGGCGTGATCCCTGGCTGGACCGAGGCGTTGCAACTGATGAAGGTCGGCTCGAAGTGGATCCTCTACGTCCCCTCGGACTTGGCTTATGGTCCCAACGGCAGCCCGCCGGTCATCGGCCCGAACGCGACATTGATCTTCGAGGTGGAGCTACTCGGCATCGGCGGCTAG
- a CDS encoding superoxide dismutase family protein, producing the protein MRAMIALIVSVVLLAGVVTAEQAKAPAGHGEAGGVDRAVAVLLPTGDSGVTGVVYFSRDGKAVHVSGKVTGLKPGQHGFHVHQFGDVTGMSDGLSAGGHFNPENKPHGKPEDKERHVGDLGNITAGEDGTATIDIKDSMLELDGPHSILGRGLVVHANPDKFTQPVGDAGGRVAVGVIGVASPPKK; encoded by the coding sequence ATGCGTGCCATGATTGCGTTGATTGTCTCAGTCGTTTTGCTTGCCGGGGTCGTGACCGCCGAACAGGCCAAGGCGCCAGCCGGACATGGCGAAGCAGGGGGCGTCGACCGCGCCGTGGCGGTTTTGCTGCCCACCGGAGATAGCGGTGTTACGGGCGTGGTCTATTTCTCGCGCGATGGCAAAGCGGTTCATGTCTCGGGCAAGGTTACCGGCCTAAAGCCCGGCCAGCACGGATTTCACGTGCATCAGTTCGGTGACGTGACCGGCATGAGCGATGGCCTATCGGCCGGCGGCCATTTCAATCCCGAAAACAAGCCACACGGCAAGCCCGAAGACAAGGAACGGCACGTCGGCGACCTGGGCAATATCACCGCTGGCGAAGACGGAACAGCCACGATCGACATCAAGGACAGCATGCTCGAACTCGACGGCCCCCACAGCATTCTCGGCCGCGGACTGGTCGTACACGCCAATCCCGACAAGTTCACGCAGCCTGTTGGTGACGCCGGAGGGCGCGTGGCCGTGGGTGTGATCGGTGTTGCCTCGCCGCCGAAGAAGTAA
- a CDS encoding peptidylprolyl isomerase, producing MAKKASARHILVATKESCENLKSQIEGGADFADLAKKHSQCPSGKDGGALGEFSPGRMVPEFDKVVFSAPVGEVQGPVRTQFGWHLLEVTSRTE from the coding sequence ATGGCTAAGAAAGCATCAGCGCGTCATATACTCGTCGCTACGAAGGAATCGTGCGAGAACCTGAAATCGCAGATCGAGGGGGGCGCCGATTTCGCCGACCTGGCGAAGAAGCACTCGCAGTGTCCGTCTGGCAAAGATGGCGGCGCGCTCGGCGAATTCTCGCCGGGCCGCATGGTGCCGGAGTTTGACAAGGTCGTATTCAGCGCTCCGGTCGGCGAAGTGCAGGGGCCAGTGCGAACGCAGTTCGGCTGGCATCTATTGGAAGTCACCAGCCGTACGGAATAG
- a CDS encoding PQQ-binding-like beta-propeller repeat protein, producing the protein MTDSARRWLQGAVSPNAALRFGLVFAAIVAAVGVCAWAQLRENKDHQVAFLITASTIAGTALLIFGWLVVTAPWSWLSRMGTIVGFGAAVGVFFQLVRIDETSGDVVPKLAWRWTPKHDVALAAEFADLVGGKADLSTTTAEDSPEFLGQDRRGMVAGPALARDWSGTPPREIWRRPIGAAWSSFAIVGNYAVTQEQRGENELVVCYELSTGKPVWYHADKVRFEEVLAGVGPRSTPTVVDGRVYTLGALGLLNCLDGATGKCLWSHDVAAENGADTPDRKPEWGKSCSPLVVDNAVVVSAGGPDGHSLVAYDKETGQELWHAGDAPSSYSSPLLATLAGRRQIVIVNRMNVEGHDPADGHILWQYDWPMPNPKCAEPLVIGDDTVLVSAGYGLGSALLRIVPGSDGNFTVEQLWADRNLRNLKSKFANMVLRDGYVYALDDGVLCCIEAETGKRRWRGGRYQHGQLLLVGELLLVVGEAGELALVETNPKSFVELGRITALTAKTWNNPAISGRKLLVRNHEEAVCYELPLADSTGGDDIPPEDASLEGASAK; encoded by the coding sequence ATGACCGATTCCGCTCGACGCTGGCTTCAAGGAGCCGTCAGCCCGAACGCCGCGTTGCGATTCGGTCTGGTGTTCGCTGCGATCGTGGCGGCCGTGGGGGTCTGTGCCTGGGCACAGCTTCGCGAGAACAAAGACCATCAGGTCGCGTTTCTCATTACCGCGTCGACGATTGCCGGAACCGCGCTACTGATCTTCGGTTGGCTGGTCGTTACCGCGCCCTGGTCATGGCTGTCCCGGATGGGAACGATCGTCGGATTCGGCGCGGCCGTGGGCGTTTTCTTCCAGTTGGTGCGCATCGACGAAACGTCAGGGGACGTCGTGCCGAAGCTGGCGTGGCGCTGGACCCCCAAACACGACGTGGCGCTGGCCGCGGAATTTGCGGACCTGGTCGGCGGCAAGGCGGATTTGTCGACCACCACGGCCGAGGATTCGCCAGAGTTTCTTGGCCAGGACCGCCGTGGCATGGTCGCGGGCCCTGCGCTCGCCCGTGACTGGTCAGGTACTCCTCCTCGCGAAATTTGGCGACGTCCGATTGGCGCGGCGTGGAGTTCGTTCGCGATCGTGGGGAATTATGCCGTCACGCAAGAGCAGCGCGGCGAGAATGAGCTAGTCGTCTGTTACGAACTGTCGACCGGCAAGCCCGTGTGGTACCACGCGGACAAAGTGCGCTTCGAAGAAGTGCTGGCCGGCGTGGGGCCGCGTTCGACTCCCACCGTGGTCGATGGTCGGGTTTACACGCTGGGGGCGCTGGGGCTTTTGAACTGCCTGGACGGAGCAACCGGAAAATGCCTTTGGTCGCATGACGTGGCCGCTGAGAATGGCGCGGATACGCCGGACCGCAAGCCCGAGTGGGGCAAGAGCTGTTCGCCGCTGGTCGTGGACAATGCCGTGGTCGTATCGGCCGGCGGTCCTGACGGACATTCGCTCGTGGCGTACGACAAGGAGACCGGTCAGGAGCTTTGGCACGCCGGTGATGCACCCTCGAGCTACAGTTCGCCTCTATTAGCAACGTTGGCCGGGCGGCGGCAGATCGTGATCGTGAATCGGATGAACGTCGAGGGGCACGATCCGGCCGACGGTCATATTCTGTGGCAATACGACTGGCCGATGCCCAATCCGAAATGTGCCGAGCCGCTGGTCATCGGCGACGATACGGTGCTGGTTTCGGCCGGCTATGGGCTGGGAAGTGCGCTATTACGAATCGTTCCCGGTAGCGACGGCAACTTCACCGTCGAGCAGTTGTGGGCGGACCGCAATCTGCGAAATCTGAAGTCGAAGTTTGCCAACATGGTGCTTCGTGACGGCTACGTCTATGCGCTTGACGACGGCGTGCTTTGTTGCATCGAGGCCGAGACCGGCAAGCGCCGCTGGCGGGGCGGGCGCTATCAGCACGGGCAGTTGCTGCTGGTGGGCGAGTTGCTCCTGGTCGTGGGTGAGGCAGGCGAGCTAGCGCTTGTCGAAACGAATCCGAAATCGTTCGTCGAGCTGGGACGTATCACGGCCCTGACGGCCAAGACCTGGAACAATCCGGCGATTTCGGGGCGCAAGCTACTGGTGCGTAACCACGAGGAAGCGGTCTGCTATGAATTGCCGCTGGCCGACAGCACCGGGGGCGATGATATCCCGCCCGAGGATGCATCTCTCGAAGGTGCGTCGGCGAAGTAG
- a CDS encoding SDR family oxidoreductase, protein MPIESEKQPATGDLTGLTAVVTGSSSGIGRAIALELAAGGAAVLVHARQSRSAAEETVHAVRLRGAESAVELADIADPEEGRQLVERAWKWRGGVDIWVNNAGADTLTGDAARWSFEQKLDVLWRVDVCGTIFLSRAIGQRMQAAGHGVILNVGWDQAERGMAGDSGELFAASKGAIMAFSKSLARSLAPQARVNCLAPGWIKTAWGENAPQAWQERAVRESLLARWGTPEDVARVARFLASPAASFITGQIVAVNGGH, encoded by the coding sequence ATGCCCATCGAAAGTGAAAAACAACCGGCGACGGGCGATCTTACAGGCCTTACGGCCGTCGTGACCGGATCCTCCAGCGGTATTGGCCGGGCGATTGCCCTGGAACTGGCCGCGGGGGGCGCCGCGGTGCTGGTGCATGCGCGGCAGTCAAGAAGCGCCGCCGAGGAGACGGTGCATGCTGTTCGACTGCGGGGCGCCGAGTCCGCGGTCGAGTTGGCCGATATCGCCGACCCCGAAGAAGGACGACAGCTCGTCGAGCGCGCCTGGAAGTGGCGCGGGGGCGTGGACATTTGGGTCAACAACGCCGGCGCCGACACGTTGACGGGGGACGCAGCGCGATGGTCGTTCGAACAGAAGCTCGACGTTCTGTGGCGGGTGGATGTTTGCGGCACGATCTTTTTGTCGCGCGCGATCGGCCAACGGATGCAGGCGGCCGGACATGGCGTCATTCTGAACGTCGGTTGGGATCAGGCCGAGCGCGGCATGGCGGGCGACAGCGGCGAGCTATTTGCCGCGTCGAAGGGGGCGATCATGGCTTTCTCGAAAAGCCTGGCCCGATCGCTTGCGCCGCAGGCGCGGGTGAACTGTCTCGCGCCCGGTTGGATCAAAACAGCCTGGGGTGAAAACGCGCCGCAAGCCTGGCAGGAGCGAGCGGTGCGAGAATCACTACTGGCACGGTGGGGGACACCGGAAGATGTGGCGCGGGTGGCAAGATTTTTGGCCTCGCCCGCCGCGAGTTTTATTACGGGGCAGATCGTGGCCGTGAATGGCGGACATTGA
- a CDS encoding DUF6513 domain-containing protein, with protein MSRGHVHFVTGRLAEESLRHVLGKMAPRVDFDYSVGVLGISVAALMTPRWVAQRVAPPAGTTRVVLPGYCSGDLQEVEAATGVPVDRGPKDLRDLPDWFSSPIGDRGDYGAYSIEIIAEINHAPRLSQGELLAAANALKAAGADVIDVGCNPGETWSGVADAVRMLRDAGLRVSIDSMNVDEIEPAVQAGAELVLSVNSTNIERAVDWGCEVVVVPDATEDLSGLEENVARLQQAGVRFRIDPILEPIGFGFARGLGRYLDVRSRYPQIPMMMGIGNLTELTDVDSAGVNTILIGFCQEQGIESVLTTQVINWSRSAVRECDLARRLVFHAVTNRVLPKRVEPGLVMLRDPRVNEPTVEELERLARDIKDPNYRIFVARGEIHVISVGLHISGVDPYVLLGQMQATARRPLNPEHAFYLGYELAKARTALTLGKDYRQDEALQWGFLTVEEKSHRGAGRPRAEDSAGPTV; from the coding sequence ATGAGTAGAGGGCACGTCCATTTCGTTACCGGTCGACTTGCCGAGGAGAGCCTGCGCCATGTGCTGGGCAAGATGGCGCCGCGCGTCGATTTCGACTATTCGGTCGGCGTGCTGGGCATCTCGGTTGCGGCGCTGATGACACCACGTTGGGTTGCGCAGCGCGTGGCGCCGCCGGCAGGGACGACGCGCGTGGTGCTGCCCGGATACTGCTCGGGAGATTTGCAGGAAGTCGAGGCTGCGACGGGCGTGCCTGTCGACCGGGGCCCGAAAGATTTGCGGGACCTGCCGGATTGGTTTTCGAGCCCTATCGGCGATCGCGGCGATTACGGGGCCTATTCGATCGAGATCATCGCCGAGATCAATCATGCTCCGCGCCTATCACAGGGCGAATTGCTGGCGGCAGCGAACGCTTTGAAAGCGGCCGGCGCGGACGTGATCGACGTCGGCTGCAATCCGGGCGAGACCTGGTCCGGGGTGGCGGACGCCGTGCGGATGCTGCGCGATGCCGGGTTGCGTGTGTCGATCGACAGCATGAACGTCGACGAGATCGAGCCGGCCGTTCAGGCCGGGGCCGAGCTGGTGTTGTCCGTCAATTCCACGAATATCGAGCGGGCCGTCGATTGGGGATGCGAGGTGGTCGTGGTGCCGGACGCTACGGAAGACCTGTCCGGCCTGGAAGAGAATGTAGCCCGACTGCAGCAAGCCGGCGTCCGTTTTCGGATCGATCCGATTCTGGAGCCGATCGGATTTGGCTTCGCACGCGGCCTGGGGCGGTATCTCGACGTCCGGTCCCGGTATCCGCAAATTCCCATGATGATGGGGATCGGCAATCTGACCGAACTGACCGACGTGGATTCGGCGGGCGTGAACACTATTTTGATTGGGTTTTGCCAGGAGCAGGGGATCGAGAGCGTTCTGACAACGCAAGTAATCAACTGGTCGCGATCGGCCGTCCGCGAATGTGATCTGGCGCGGCGGCTGGTATTTCACGCCGTTACGAATCGGGTGCTGCCGAAGCGCGTCGAGCCGGGGCTCGTGATGCTCCGCGATCCGCGCGTGAACGAACCGACGGTCGAAGAACTGGAGCGACTGGCGCGCGACATCAAAGATCCGAATTATCGGATATTCGTCGCGCGTGGAGAAATTCACGTAATTAGCGTCGGCTTGCACATTAGTGGTGTCGATCCCTACGTACTGCTCGGTCAAATGCAGGCCACGGCACGCCGGCCGCTCAACCCGGAACACGCGTTCTATCTGGGGTATGAGTTGGCGAAAGCGCGAACGGCGCTCACCTTGGGCAAGGACTATCGGCAGGACGAGGCCTTGCAATGGGGCTTTTTGACGGTCGAAGAAAAGAGCCACCGCGGCGCGGGGCGACCACGGGCGGAAGATTCCGCAGGGCCCACGGTGTGA
- a CDS encoding DUF447 domain-containing protein, whose amino-acid sequence MILEGIVTTVNADGTVNIAPMGPLVDDEITHLTLRPFQTSTTFQNLMRTRQGVFHVTDDVELLAHAAIDRIDRMPPLVRAERVEGWILADSCRWFAFEVRDADIREARSRMEADVVDHGHLREFFGFNRAKHAVVEAAILATRVHLLEGVDLLNELARLVVMVEKTGGDQERRAFDFLSQYIRSSISAASAAKSTSAAQQTTPRVGSAP is encoded by the coding sequence ATGATTCTTGAAGGCATCGTAACCACGGTGAACGCTGACGGCACGGTGAATATTGCGCCGATGGGCCCACTGGTCGATGACGAAATCACACACCTGACGCTGCGCCCTTTTCAGACGTCGACGACGTTCCAGAACCTGATGCGCACGCGGCAGGGGGTGTTCCATGTCACGGACGACGTCGAGCTGCTCGCGCATGCGGCGATTGATCGGATTGACCGCATGCCGCCGCTCGTGCGTGCCGAGCGCGTCGAAGGCTGGATTCTGGCCGATTCGTGTCGATGGTTCGCCTTCGAAGTCCGCGACGCCGATATTCGCGAGGCACGTAGTCGTATGGAGGCCGATGTCGTCGACCACGGTCACCTGCGCGAGTTTTTCGGATTCAACCGCGCCAAGCATGCGGTCGTCGAGGCGGCAATTCTCGCCACGCGTGTGCATCTGCTCGAGGGCGTTGATCTGTTGAATGAGCTCGCGCGGCTCGTGGTAATGGTCGAAAAAACGGGGGGCGACCAAGAGCGACGTGCATTCGACTTTCTGTCGCAGTACATTCGCAGCAGTATCTCCGCGGCATCGGCAGCGAAATCGACGTCCGCTGCGCAACAAACTACTCCACGCGTTGGATCGGCACCGTAA
- a CDS encoding SDR family oxidoreductase, with protein sequence MTVWDSLKLDGRRALVTGGSRGLGLEMARALGEAGAELVLVGRDKDQLSAARDELQSTCAAPISLLPADLGVPAVAEAMCHQALEQFDSIDILINNVGGRRINVPTEDLPLADWQRIVDLNLTQAFLCTRIIGGAMLPRRRGRVINVASISALVAGKQMRGRAYETTKAALAMFTKAVAADWAPHGVTVNAIAPGTFLTDANRRWFADRPELRQEIEGTIPMGRLGDPREIGGLALFLASDAASYVTGSLMVVDGGRLLW encoded by the coding sequence ATGACCGTCTGGGACTCGCTGAAACTCGACGGCCGGCGCGCACTCGTGACCGGTGGTAGCCGCGGGCTGGGGCTCGAAATGGCCCGGGCTTTAGGTGAAGCAGGCGCCGAATTGGTACTCGTCGGCCGCGACAAGGATCAACTTTCCGCCGCGCGCGACGAATTACAAAGCACCTGCGCAGCCCCGATTTCGCTGCTGCCGGCCGATCTCGGCGTTCCGGCCGTGGCCGAAGCGATGTGCCATCAGGCCCTCGAGCAATTCGACTCAATCGACATTCTGATCAACAACGTCGGCGGCCGGCGAATCAACGTCCCCACCGAAGACCTGCCACTGGCGGATTGGCAGCGCATTGTCGACCTGAACCTGACGCAAGCATTTCTCTGCACGCGGATCATTGGCGGCGCCATGCTGCCGCGGCGCCGCGGACGCGTCATCAACGTCGCGTCAATCTCGGCCCTGGTGGCCGGCAAGCAGATGCGCGGCCGAGCCTACGAAACCACCAAGGCCGCCCTTGCCATGTTCACCAAGGCCGTGGCCGCCGATTGGGCGCCGCATGGCGTTACCGTGAACGCCATCGCGCCAGGCACGTTTCTTACTGATGCCAACCGTCGCTGGTTCGCCGACCGCCCCGAGCTGCGACAGGAGATCGAAGGAACGATTCCCATGGGCCGATTGGGCGACCCGCGCGAAATCGGCGGACTGGCACTCTTCCTGGCAAGCGACGCCGCCAGCTACGTCACTGGATCATTAATGGTCGTCGACGGCGGCCGACTACTGTGGTGA